The DNA segment CAAAATAGCAtttcaagaaattaaaaaaaaaaaaacaaatagtttATAGATTTATTACCTCAGCCTGAAGAGACTTCACGAAGTCATTCTCCAACATGGACAAAATCTCATCGCAAAACTGACCACTAAGAAGGAGCAAATGTTTAGTCAAAATCACAAAAcctttattaataataataataatatttcaaaaaaggGTTTGACTTTGGTTACTTGGAGTTGACTCTGAAGGCAGCAGGCAACGGCTTACGAAGAATCTCAATGAACGAATCCCACTCCTCTGCTCTCACTATCCTTTGCTCCTACACACACACAACAAGACATCTGAGTCCATGTAATGTACTTTGATTAGAGATCCATTGATTCTTTGTACCTTGTAATACTCCTCGAAGTCCAGATTCGACCAGGTTCGATTTTGGATGGTGGAATCGAAGGGAGCATCGGGTTTGAGAGGTTTTGGAGCGGTTTCTCTGCTGTCTTCTGATTGGTTTCGATGTGAACGGCCTCTGTGTCGTCTTCCTCTTCCCATGGTTGTTGACTCCGTCGCCGAGTTTCTGTGTAGCCGGCGGCGTCCACAGAgatgggtttagggtttaattgattctccttttatttttatttaaaaaaacagtttaatggTTAAACACTTAACagttaacagttttttttttttgtcggctgACACTTGACAGTTAAACACACTCGCAATATTTAGGCGCGCATGGTTTGTTTGTATTAAatctattttctttatttttatttacctaacaaaaatctattttttttagttgatgtttttttttttttttgaactggcTTTCTAATTGATGttccaataaaaaaaaagttaattacTTGAATCTAGCTTAGCCACCATATATATTCACATGACGGATATGTAAATTAATTTCGGAATTATCAGAATACTCAATTACACTTAATTTTGGAATTATCAGAATACTCAATTACACATACTGTGTTTTCTAGATTCTAATTAGAAATTAATGGGATggatcatatattaaaattaaaaaaatgtaaataaataagCAAAAATTAAATGACTCACAAATCTTATACTACTTTATTTGACTTTATTAGTGgttaaacttttttaaaaatttgaaacgtACTAGTGGTTAATTATTTCCACTTATAAGTATACGAATACATGCAACACCAAATCCTCGGATACTCTCAAGCTACACACATAAAATACATGCATTCACGTACATACACATGCAATATGGATATGAATTCATAGAGCACATACGAAATCACCATTCTTCTCCTCATCATCGTCATCGACCTCGTCATAAATATCAGCATCATCAATATCATCAAGATCAATAAGGCTTCCATCTATTAAGCTTAATCCACCATTGTCATTCTTACCATTCACATCCTTTCTCGCTTCTTCTATTATCTTCACTATTTCTTCAACACTCTGCCCAcagttctcttcttcttcttcatcttccactATGTTCTTATCTGAGATAACCGGCCCTGGATTCTTCAAGAACCAGGAGTGTTCTTCGATTTCCGGTACAGTTATTCTCTATCGTGGATTCAAATTAGAAACCCGGTATTAGCATAGTTTTAAAGGTATCTAAAATCCAAATAACTGTAGATATATTAATTAAGATTCATTTCGGTTTTTAATTGAACTTTCATTATGATTTAGTTTATATTGGTTTGGTTTATctatgtatataaaaaaaaaaaattaaccaaactaAACCGGTATGTCTTACATTATCGGTTTAGGTTTTCATTCATATTACCTTGTCAGGGTCAGCAACGAAGATACGAGATAAGAGATGCTTGCATTCGGAGGAAATCCTGACGTAGTCCGGTATGGTGTAATGTACACTTAATATCCTCTGTAAAGTATACATTATTAGTTAATTATTCTTAAATTTATGCAAGACAATATCTTTAAAGTTAACTAGTGGAATGAAACGTTCGGTTATAATAATTTTAGAAGTACCTGAATTGTTTTTCTAATGTTTCTTGGATCGTCTGGATCTTCAAAGGGATAAGCACCAACTAACATTACATATAATGTTACCCCACACGACCATACATCTGcaatctatatattaaaagtaacattatataatgatttaatgattttaatataaacaagttgatgttattaatttattcaaatattaGTTGGTAAATGATTGCTACGTACCTTCCCGTTATATTCTTTTCGGGACAGGACCTCCGGAGCAACATAAGCCGGAGTTCCCACGGTGGATTTTGGCTGAGAGTGTAGAACTGATGACTGCAtgcaattataaaatatttatatattgtcaATTATACCTTCTGATGTTCTGATCAGTGAAGATGAGCTAAATTATGTGTAACAATACCTTCGAATATCCGAAGTCGCATATTTTAAGCTGCGACGAGGGGCTCCCATCTAAAAGTGTATTCTCGAGCTTAAGGTCTCTGTGACATATTTGCTGCAAGTAAAAATTTGTTACATAACACTTCAATTATACTATATGAAGATGTAATTTTATAAAGTTCATATAACAATAAATGTGGTAATACGTACCATAGCGTGACAATAGCTAACTCCCGAGATAAGTTGTTTGAAATAGTACCTTGcctaaataataaacaaagacTAATCAATATAATTAGCCACAAGATCACTATTGGATTATGGACGTTAGTGATAAATTAAGTAATACTTCGTCTTCGCTGAATCTACCGGCACTGCAAATTCTTTCAAAAAGTTCACCGCCTGCTGCATACTCCATTACTATGGCAAGATGTGTTGGTGTTACAAAAACCtgcaaaataaacaaaatacaacacatttattttattctattttgattTCTTCAAGCTCAAAGCCGACCTACAGATTGCTTCTATTATTATATAATcttgaatttttaatataagaaTTTTCAACGCCATGACTAATTATACATACGCTGGCATATGAAACTGAATGCTGGACTGTTGGAGAATAAgacatatttattattattttttttttgtaacatggacatatttatttatttttaaagaaatttaatacaaaatttcTCTAAGAAGAAGAGGTCTAAAGTCCAACCATATGGAATGATACACATAATTTACATGACCAGCTAGCtatctatgattttattttaacgCTGGATTGAAATCCAGATGATGTTAATAACCATATTCTAGAACACTAATTAAATCACCCAACATATCTACAAATCTTACTAAGTAGATGAAACCACCAATGAACTATTAAGTCTATTATCATCGACATATTTGGCtcaagttattttgttttctgGTTTATGAGTTCTCTGGACAACGCTGGATTATAGACCAGACCAGACTATGAACAATACCTCTTTGAATCTGATTATATTGGGGTGCTTCAAGTCTCTATGATTTATGATCTCTCTCTGTACATGTTCATCAATCTGTACAAAAGCAACCCCTTAATCCATTTACTGATCAAATAAACTAAGAAAACTATTCATGAAAAAAGATCGATTCATTCACGCATAAATCTTgtgtaaccaaaaaaaaaaagaaacgagtACTTTAGGGAAAGGAAACACAAATACCTTAAGGCCTCTTTCGATGTACTTAACGGCGTAAAACTTTCCGTTGGCTTTCTCTCTGACGAGCTTTGCAACTCCAAAGTTGCCGGAGCCAAGATCTCTCAGTATGTCGTACCTTTCCATCGATGATGATCGAATCAAAGAACAGGGAAACTAGACTATTTAATTTGTCTATGGGGTCTCTGTCCACAACTTGTTGGTTTGGTTACTCTCTTTTTTATTCCTTCGAGGTTATTAAAGTGAAGATAGAAGAGAATACGGCTTCTGTTTTGGTTCAGTT comes from the Brassica rapa cultivar Chiifu-401-42 chromosome A01, CAAS_Brap_v3.01, whole genome shotgun sequence genome and includes:
- the LOC103854644 gene encoding serine/threonine-protein kinase SRK2F isoform X2, coding for MERYDILRDLGSGNFGVAKLVREKANGKFYAVKYIERGLKVFVTPTHLAIVMEYAAGGELFERICSAGRFSEDEARYYFKQLISGVSYCHAMQICHRDLKLENTLLDGSPSSQLKICDFGYSKSSVLHSQPKSTVGTPAYVAPEVLSRKEYNGKIADVWSCGVTLYVMLVGAYPFEDPDDPRNIRKTIQRILSVHYTIPDYVRISSECKHLLSRIFVADPDKRITVPEIEEHSWFLKNPGPVISDKNIVEDEEEEENCGQSVEEIVKIIEEARKDVNGKNDNGGLSLIDGSLIDLDDIDDADIYDEVDDDDEEKNGDFVCAL
- the LOC103854644 gene encoding serine/threonine-protein kinase SRK2F isoform X1; amino-acid sequence: MERYDILRDLGSGNFGVAKLVREKANGKFYAVKYIERGLKIDEHVQREIINHRDLKHPNIIRFKEVFVTPTHLAIVMEYAAGGELFERICSAGRFSEDEARYYFKQLISGVSYCHAMQICHRDLKLENTLLDGSPSSQLKICDFGYSKSSVLHSQPKSTVGTPAYVAPEVLSRKEYNGKIADVWSCGVTLYVMLVGAYPFEDPDDPRNIRKTIQRILSVHYTIPDYVRISSECKHLLSRIFVADPDKRITVPEIEEHSWFLKNPGPVISDKNIVEDEEEEENCGQSVEEIVKIIEEARKDVNGKNDNGGLSLIDGSLIDLDDIDDADIYDEVDDDDEEKNGDFVCAL